In a genomic window of Halobacterium zhouii:
- a CDS encoding helix-turn-helix domain-containing protein → MDSLDVLGSKPRLELLRLLSRRDMYVSELMEAVGMDGKTATHHLKVLTDAGILESYKDGRRRYYTLVREVRLEITPSPNRRFVARFPDPEPS, encoded by the coding sequence ATGGATTCGCTCGACGTACTCGGATCGAAGCCACGCCTCGAGCTGCTCCGATTGCTCTCTCGGCGCGATATGTACGTTTCCGAGTTGATGGAAGCAGTCGGGATGGACGGGAAAACCGCGACGCACCACCTCAAGGTCCTCACTGACGCGGGCATCCTAGAGTCGTATAAAGACGGACGCCGACGGTATTACACGTTGGTTCGGGAAGTACGACTCGAAATTACACCGTCTCCAAACCGTCGTTTCGTTGCTCGGTTTCCCGACCCCGAACCGTCCTGA
- the rnz gene encoding ribonuclease Z, whose protein sequence is MDVTFLGTSGAVPTTQRNPSAILLRREGERFLFDVGEGTQRQMMRFSTGFDVSIIFLTHLHGDHVLGLPGLLQTLDFNERTAPLDIYTPAGTSGDVENLLDATGTTPGFRVQVHDATPGKPIIERDEYTIRTVETDHRTRSVGYALVEAERKGRFDRERAEDLGVPVGPKFQQLHEGSPVELKDGTVVQPEEVVDDPRPGRRVVYTGDTRPTEPVVSVASEADLLIHDAMFTQDRQQRAQQTGHSTAQEAATVASQAHVKRLALTHISSRYATDAEPLENEAIERFGDNAFLPDDGDTITIPYPESDDE, encoded by the coding sequence ATGGACGTGACCTTTCTCGGAACGAGTGGGGCAGTTCCGACGACCCAGCGCAATCCGAGTGCAATCCTGCTTCGCCGAGAAGGGGAACGATTTCTTTTCGATGTCGGAGAGGGGACACAGCGACAGATGATGCGCTTCTCGACCGGTTTCGACGTTTCCATAATCTTTCTCACACATCTCCACGGTGATCACGTCCTTGGTCTTCCTGGGCTTCTACAGACGCTCGATTTCAACGAGCGAACTGCACCTCTTGACATCTACACACCCGCAGGTACCTCTGGAGATGTTGAGAATCTCCTCGACGCGACAGGGACGACACCGGGCTTTCGTGTTCAGGTACACGATGCGACGCCTGGGAAGCCGATTATCGAGCGTGACGAGTACACGATTCGAACCGTCGAGACCGACCATCGAACACGTTCCGTTGGATACGCACTCGTCGAAGCCGAGCGAAAAGGTCGATTCGACCGTGAGCGAGCCGAAGATCTTGGTGTTCCTGTCGGGCCAAAGTTCCAACAGCTCCACGAGGGATCCCCCGTGGAACTCAAGGACGGAACTGTCGTTCAGCCAGAGGAGGTCGTCGATGACCCACGTCCGGGGCGGCGCGTCGTTTATACCGGCGATACCCGACCGACAGAGCCTGTTGTTTCGGTCGCTTCGGAAGCGGATTTGCTCATCCACGATGCGATGTTCACTCAGGACCGACAGCAGCGGGCGCAACAAACCGGCCACTCGACGGCCCAGGAGGCAGCTACTGTCGCCTCGCAGGCCCATGTTAAGCGACTCGCACTCACACATATCTCCTCACGGTACGCGACCGATGCTGAGCCGCTCGAGAACGAGGCTATCGAGAGATTCGGTGACAATGCGTTCCTCCCTGATGATGGAGATACGATTACGATTCCCTATCCCGAGAGCGACGACGAGTAG
- a CDS encoding macro domain-containing protein — protein sequence MEFTVIQGDIAAESADTLVNAAGTSLQMGSGVAGALRRGANGPINEEAVSKGPVDLGGVAVTDAYDLDADYVIHAAAMPHYGDGRATSESIREATRNTLEKADELGCESLVIPILGTGAAGFDFETGAQLVCEEVWSYEPTSLTDVRVIAYSEPEYQTVTDIADRLQSL from the coding sequence ATGGAGTTCACCGTCATTCAAGGCGATATCGCGGCCGAGAGTGCGGATACACTGGTGAACGCCGCTGGGACGAGCTTACAGATGGGCAGCGGTGTCGCCGGCGCGCTCCGACGCGGCGCGAACGGCCCAATCAACGAGGAGGCCGTCTCGAAAGGTCCAGTTGACCTCGGCGGCGTGGCCGTCACTGATGCGTATGACCTCGACGCTGACTACGTGATTCATGCAGCGGCGATGCCCCACTACGGAGACGGTCGAGCGACCTCCGAGAGCATTCGCGAAGCCACTCGAAATACACTCGAAAAAGCCGACGAACTCGGCTGTGAGTCACTCGTCATTCCTATTCTCGGGACAGGAGCTGCCGGTTTCGATTTCGAGACGGGTGCACAACTGGTCTGTGAAGAAGTCTGGTCGTACGAGCCCACGTCGCTCACCGATGTTCGTGTGATCGCGTATTCGGAGCCAGAATATCAGACCGTTACCGATATCGCGGATCGACTCCAGTCGTTGTGA